A stretch of Elusimicrobiota bacterium DNA encodes these proteins:
- a CDS encoding TldD/PmbA family protein, with product METQDDRDVGWADGKPKDCRVARSAGAALRVLREGRRGFASGTDVSPDGIARLWERARAAADLSPRDPSRRLPGPAPTSAFRGEPLDRSLFKASVPVLERRLSRLEKTLLKSDRRLRRALSLAFSESRGQWAVVSTRGVGVAEPFGSVSFGLELLGESGKDTQVAWGSCEKTRWDRLDVAGIVADVRQRLLDSFGAEPLSTGQWPVIFEPRVGVDLWELLSQAVVGDAVQKGRSFLATKSGKTVGSTRVTIRDDGRLAGGLATGPTDAEGVPTQTTPVIEAGVLRGFLHDTESAARAGTASTGNAGRSGFASPPGPGTTNFYLAPGRGSARQLLAETPRAFLVRDLIGMHTADPVSGEFSVGAAGVLWEKGRVRRAVKGVTLAGNLLDLMAKIDAVAEDLTWQGAIGSPTFRVTGLSIGGSEKNI from the coding sequence TTGGAGACTCAGGACGACCGGGACGTCGGATGGGCCGACGGGAAACCCAAGGATTGCCGGGTGGCCCGGTCCGCCGGCGCCGCCCTGCGCGTCCTGCGGGAGGGCCGCCGGGGTTTCGCTTCCGGCACCGACGTTTCCCCCGACGGCATCGCCCGCCTTTGGGAACGGGCGCGCGCCGCGGCCGATCTGTCGCCCCGGGACCCCTCGCGCCGGTTGCCCGGCCCCGCCCCCACATCCGCTTTTCGCGGAGAGCCCCTGGACCGTTCGCTGTTCAAAGCGTCCGTGCCCGTTCTCGAGCGTCGGTTGTCCCGGCTGGAAAAAACCCTTTTGAAATCCGATCGACGGTTGCGCCGCGCCCTGAGCCTTGCGTTCTCCGAAAGCCGCGGGCAATGGGCCGTGGTTTCCACGCGCGGCGTCGGGGTGGCGGAACCTTTCGGTTCGGTGTCCTTCGGCTTGGAGTTGCTTGGGGAATCCGGGAAAGACACCCAGGTGGCCTGGGGGTCCTGCGAAAAAACCCGGTGGGACCGGCTGGACGTGGCGGGAATCGTCGCGGACGTCCGGCAGCGGCTTTTGGACTCCTTCGGGGCCGAGCCCCTGTCGACCGGGCAATGGCCCGTGATTTTCGAGCCCCGGGTGGGGGTGGACCTCTGGGAGCTTTTGTCCCAGGCGGTGGTCGGCGACGCGGTTCAAAAAGGCCGGTCGTTTTTGGCCACGAAATCGGGAAAAACCGTGGGGTCGACCCGCGTTACCATTCGGGACGACGGACGGCTGGCCGGCGGATTGGCCACGGGCCCCACCGACGCCGAGGGGGTTCCGACCCAAACCACGCCCGTGATCGAAGCCGGCGTCCTGCGCGGGTTTCTGCACGACACCGAATCGGCGGCCCGGGCGGGGACGGCGAGCACCGGCAACGCCGGGCGGTCCGGCTTCGCTTCGCCGCCGGGCCCCGGAACCACGAATTTCTATTTGGCCCCCGGGCGGGGGTCCGCCCGGCAATTGTTGGCGGAGACGCCCCGGGCTTTCCTCGTCCGCGACTTGATCGGCATGCACACGGCCGACCCCGTGAGCGGGGAGTTTTCCGTCGGGGCGGCCGGCGTGCTTTGGGAAAAGGGGCGCGTCCGCCGGGCGGTCAAGGGCGTGACCCTGGCGGGCAATTTGCTGGATTTGATGGCCAAAATCGACGCGGTGGCCGAGGATTTGACGTGGCAGGGGGCCATCGGCTCCCCCACGTTTCGGGTGACGGGACTCTCCATTGGCGGATCTGAAAAAAATATTTGA
- a CDS encoding shikimate dehydrogenase, translating into MADLKKIFEGVGPDVGRYGVVGHNIPYTLSPAMHTAAMARFGIPAVYRTIDVSPDEWTDFVRQAGSLLSGFNVTVPHKERARSLAEGTSGAAWDFVGAVNTVRRSGDGWLVANTDVEGFYEDLRALGVSTGGKNVVLWGAGGAARAVLGALSLHPESAPARIDIFNRTEARVSSMLNDMAAHGAVGLRRLSIHAPPPGEAARAVSNADLLINATSAGGDPLIGSAPLKRPVVGYDLTYRKPTAFMEAVRRGGGTVHGGLGMLVNQGARAFEFWFEGYLKKKVDYSFLELRRAMRDAAEKALKERETA; encoded by the coding sequence TTGGCGGATCTGAAAAAAATATTTGAGGGCGTCGGCCCGGACGTCGGCCGGTACGGCGTCGTCGGGCATAACATCCCCTACACCCTGTCGCCCGCCATGCACACGGCGGCCATGGCCCGATTTGGAATCCCCGCGGTTTACCGAACGATCGATGTGTCCCCCGACGAATGGACGGATTTTGTCCGCCAAGCGGGATCCCTGTTGTCGGGGTTCAACGTGACGGTGCCCCACAAGGAACGCGCCCGTTCTCTCGCGGAGGGAACCTCCGGCGCGGCGTGGGATTTTGTGGGGGCGGTGAACACCGTTCGACGGTCCGGGGACGGCTGGCTCGTGGCCAACACCGACGTCGAGGGATTTTACGAGGATTTGCGCGCCCTGGGCGTTTCCACCGGCGGAAAAAATGTTGTTCTCTGGGGCGCGGGCGGCGCGGCCCGCGCCGTTCTGGGGGCCCTGTCCCTTCACCCGGAATCCGCGCCGGCCCGCATCGACATTTTCAATCGGACCGAGGCCCGCGTTTCCTCCATGTTGAACGACATGGCCGCCCACGGCGCCGTCGGTCTTCGACGATTGTCGATCCACGCCCCGCCTCCCGGCGAGGCCGCCCGGGCCGTTTCCAACGCGGACCTCCTCATCAACGCCACGTCCGCCGGGGGCGATCCCCTGATCGGGTCCGCGCCGTTGAAACGGCCGGTCGTCGGCTACGACCTCACTTATCGAAAGCCGACGGCGTTCATGGAAGCCGTTCGCCGGGGCGGGGGCACGGTCCACGGCGGGCTGGGCATGTTGGTGAACCAGGGCGCCCGGGCCTTCGAGTTCTGGTTCGAGGGATATCTGAAAAAAAAGGTAGACTATTCATTTCTTGAATTGCGGCGGGCGATGCGCGACGCCGCGGAAAAAGCCTTGAAGGAGAGGGAGACAGCGTGA
- the aroC gene encoding chorismate synthase yields the protein MIRYLTAGESHGPCLTAVLEGVPAGLKITEDYLNQELHRRQYSFGRGERLQYIEKDTVKILSGVRWGETLGSPIAFRIENRDWENWEKIMSVDEADKAEKFRLTRPRPGHADLVGVLKYDRQDTRDILERASARETAARTAVGSVCKRLLEELGVKIYSWVVEIGGVVAKTDGLSIEESFALAEKSQVRCPDKQAEEKMVEAIKEAKTNGDTLGGVYTVVVTGCPVGLGSHTHWDRKLDGKLAQAILSIQAHKGVEIGHGFGLARAKGSDVHDELFYKAGQGFYRKSNNAGGIEGGMSNGEPIVVRAAVKPLASLRRPLKSVNLQTKEEMTAEIVRSDVCPVASAAVVGETVVAIALAEAASEKFGSDSIREMRDNRDRYTAHLRDY from the coding sequence GTGATCCGTTACCTGACCGCCGGAGAGTCCCACGGGCCTTGCCTGACCGCCGTTTTGGAAGGCGTCCCCGCCGGACTGAAAATCACCGAAGACTATTTGAATCAAGAACTTCACCGCCGCCAGTACAGCTTCGGCCGCGGCGAACGCCTCCAATACATCGAAAAAGACACGGTCAAGATCCTCTCCGGCGTGCGCTGGGGGGAAACCCTGGGCTCGCCCATCGCCTTCCGGATCGAAAACCGCGATTGGGAAAACTGGGAAAAGATCATGTCCGTCGACGAGGCGGACAAGGCGGAAAAATTCCGTCTCACCCGCCCCCGGCCCGGCCACGCCGATTTGGTGGGCGTGCTCAAATACGACCGCCAGGACACCCGGGACATCCTGGAGCGCGCCTCGGCCCGGGAAACCGCGGCCCGCACGGCCGTGGGGTCCGTGTGCAAGCGCCTGTTGGAAGAGCTCGGCGTCAAGATTTATTCCTGGGTGGTTGAAATCGGCGGCGTCGTCGCCAAAACCGACGGTTTGTCCATCGAAGAGTCTTTCGCCTTGGCGGAAAAATCCCAGGTGCGCTGCCCGGACAAACAGGCCGAGGAAAAAATGGTGGAGGCGATCAAGGAAGCCAAAACCAACGGCGACACCCTGGGCGGCGTCTACACCGTGGTCGTCACCGGGTGCCCCGTGGGGCTCGGCAGCCACACCCATTGGGACCGGAAATTGGACGGGAAGCTGGCCCAGGCGATCCTCTCCATTCAGGCCCACAAGGGCGTGGAGATCGGCCACGGCTTCGGCCTGGCCCGGGCCAAGGGTTCCGACGTCCACGACGAGCTTTTTTACAAAGCCGGCCAGGGCTTTTACCGAAAGTCCAACAACGCCGGCGGCATCGAAGGCGGCATGTCCAACGGCGAGCCCATCGTCGTCCGGGCGGCCGTCAAACCCCTGGCGTCCCTGCGCCGTCCCCTCAAATCCGTGAACCTTCAAACCAAAGAGGAAATGACCGCCGAAATCGTCCGCTCCGACGTCTGTCCCGTGGCCAGCGCGGCGGTGGTCGGCGAAACCGTCGTGGCCATCGCCCTGGCCGAAGCCGCCTCGGAAAAGTTCGGGTCGGACTCGATCCGGGAAATGCGGGACAACCGGGACCGCTACACGGCCCACCTTCGGGACTACTGA
- a CDS encoding shikimate kinase, translated as MNIVLTGFMTTGKSSVGRLLSERLGYAFFDTDDMIEKQTGLSIAEIFSKGTEASFRELETRTIHLLAVLDHAVIATGGGVPLRASNMDELEKNGKVVCLTAAPATVLERLRSDAGTRPLLQGAEPLQRIESLLSERKTAYARCHAAVATDGLTVEQVAEKVRRAAGL; from the coding sequence GTGAACATTGTCCTCACCGGTTTCATGACGACCGGCAAATCGTCGGTGGGGCGGCTCCTGTCGGAGCGCCTCGGCTACGCCTTTTTCGACACCGACGACATGATCGAGAAGCAAACCGGCCTCTCCATCGCGGAAATTTTCTCCAAGGGAACGGAAGCCTCCTTCCGGGAACTGGAAACCCGCACGATCCACCTCCTGGCCGTGTTGGACCACGCGGTGATCGCCACGGGCGGCGGCGTGCCGCTCCGCGCGTCCAATATGGACGAACTGGAAAAAAACGGAAAAGTCGTCTGTCTCACGGCCGCGCCCGCCACGGTCCTGGAGCGCCTTCGCTCCGACGCGGGCACCCGGCCCCTCCTTCAAGGCGCCGAACCCCTTCAACGGATCGAATCCCTCTTGTCGGAACGAAAAACGGCCTACGCCCGTTGCCACGCGGCGGTGGCCACCGACGGCTTGACGGTGGAACAGGTGGCCGAAAAAGTCCGGCGGGCGGCGGGGTTGTGA
- the aroB gene encoding 3-dehydroquinate synthase: MRTVAVPLNNGRPYEIVVGSPLESLGRSLGPLIKGRRALVVSAAPVARRYAKPLLNGLKAAGYAARLALMPDGERHKTLAVVARLYREALRAGLDRRCPVIALGGGVVGDVAGFAAATFLRGVPLVHCPTTLLAMVDSSIGGKTGVDLPEGKNLVGAFWQPRLVWADLATLKSLPDRQWRTGVAEMLKYGWIDRRWDVGLDSVTMDLKRLRNDAGLLESAVVKAVAAKAGVVARDERETNGERELLNLGHTFGHALETATGYRTYTHGEAISVGMAAAARLALSLRLLDAAGVAEIESSLSHWGLPVRARRKTARKSLMAAMARDKKNIDGQFRFVVPTREGRARAVDRVPAAQVDRVLREVGL, translated from the coding sequence GTGAGAACCGTCGCGGTTCCCTTGAACAACGGCCGCCCCTACGAGATCGTCGTGGGGTCGCCCTTGGAAAGTTTGGGCCGGTCCCTGGGCCCCCTGATCAAAGGGCGTCGGGCCCTGGTCGTGAGCGCGGCCCCCGTCGCCCGGCGGTACGCGAAACCCTTGTTGAACGGGCTCAAAGCCGCCGGCTACGCGGCCCGCTTGGCTTTGATGCCCGACGGCGAACGGCACAAAACCCTGGCGGTGGTCGCCCGCCTCTATCGGGAGGCCCTGCGGGCGGGTCTCGACCGCCGGTGCCCGGTGATCGCCCTGGGCGGCGGGGTGGTGGGGGACGTGGCGGGATTCGCGGCGGCGACGTTTTTGCGCGGCGTGCCGCTCGTCCACTGCCCGACGACCCTTTTGGCCATGGTGGATTCCTCCATCGGCGGCAAAACCGGCGTGGACCTGCCCGAAGGAAAAAATTTGGTGGGGGCCTTCTGGCAGCCCCGGCTCGTGTGGGCCGACCTGGCCACGCTCAAAAGCCTGCCCGACCGCCAATGGCGCACCGGCGTGGCCGAGATGCTCAAATACGGCTGGATCGACCGGCGCTGGGACGTGGGGTTGGATTCGGTCACCATGGATTTGAAACGGTTGCGGAACGACGCGGGCCTCTTGGAAAGCGCCGTGGTCAAGGCCGTGGCCGCCAAAGCCGGCGTCGTGGCCCGGGACGAGCGGGAAACCAACGGGGAGCGGGAATTGCTCAATTTGGGCCACACCTTCGGCCACGCCCTGGAGACGGCCACCGGCTACCGGACCTACACCCACGGGGAAGCTATTTCGGTCGGCATGGCCGCCGCGGCCCGCCTGGCCCTGTCGTTGCGGCTGTTGGACGCGGCGGGCGTGGCGGAGATCGAATCGTCGTTGTCCCACTGGGGGCTCCCCGTTCGGGCCCGGCGTAAAACGGCCCGGAAAAGTTTGATGGCGGCCATGGCCCGGGACAAAAAGAACATCGACGGCCAATTTCGGTTCGTCGTGCCGACGCGCGAGGGCCGGGCGCGGGCGGTGGATCGGGTTCCGGCCGCCCAGGTGGACCGGGTTCTTCGCGAGGTGGGTTTGTGA
- a CDS encoding aminopeptidase P family protein — translation MRLPSDSIPPSVFSARRARLADVLAARKLDAYFFSGISDLYYLTGFHSEGFYGLVGAKKTWLFSSALLAGQVRENAPGCVLIVGKRLTLALEALRAKHGLRRVGFDGEQLNFRLGDLLQKKGLTAAPNPLEELRVIKDDAELERLRRAGQITAEAVEHVKKRVKAGMTEKQMAVAIENYFYRRGATGIGFDLIAAVGSNTALPHHIPGESRLVRNSPVLFDVGCRVGAYRSDLTRSFYYGKITPSYKRVYGIVDAAQKAGIGTIRPGATGGQVDAAARSVIARAGYGRTFIHSTGHGVGVDIHEPPWVRPKSPDLLKPNMILTVEPGIYLAGRFGVRIEDTLRVTADGRETLTHT, via the coding sequence GTGAGACTTCCGTCCGATTCGATTCCCCCGTCGGTTTTTTCCGCCCGGCGAGCCCGTTTGGCCGACGTGCTGGCCGCGCGGAAGCTGGACGCCTATTTTTTCTCCGGCATTTCGGACCTCTATTACCTGACGGGGTTCCATTCCGAGGGGTTTTACGGATTGGTGGGGGCCAAAAAAACCTGGCTCTTCTCCTCGGCCCTGTTGGCGGGCCAGGTGCGGGAAAACGCCCCCGGGTGCGTCCTGATCGTCGGCAAGCGTTTGACCCTGGCGCTGGAAGCCCTGCGCGCCAAGCACGGCCTTCGCCGGGTGGGGTTTGACGGCGAACAACTGAATTTCCGCCTGGGGGACCTGTTGCAAAAAAAAGGGCTCACGGCGGCCCCCAACCCCCTGGAAGAGTTGCGCGTCATCAAAGACGACGCCGAATTGGAGCGCCTGCGGCGGGCCGGTCAAATCACGGCCGAGGCCGTGGAACACGTCAAAAAACGCGTCAAAGCCGGGATGACCGAAAAACAGATGGCCGTGGCCATCGAGAACTATTTTTACCGCCGGGGCGCCACGGGGATCGGTTTCGACTTGATCGCGGCCGTGGGTTCCAACACCGCCCTCCCCCACCACATTCCGGGGGAATCCCGATTGGTCCGAAACAGCCCGGTTTTGTTCGACGTGGGGTGCCGGGTGGGGGCTTACCGGTCCGACTTGACCCGCTCTTTTTATTACGGTAAAATCACACCGTCTTATAAACGGGTTTATGGCATTGTGGACGCCGCCCAAAAGGCCGGAATCGGCACCATCCGGCCCGGCGCAACGGGCGGCCAGGTGGACGCCGCCGCGCGGAGCGTCATCGCCCGGGCGGGATACGGGCGTACCTTCATCCACAGCACGGGGCACGGGGTGGGCGTGGACATTCACGAACCGCCCTGGGTTCGCCCCAAAAGTCCCGACCTCCTAAAACCGAACATGATTCTCACCGTGGAACCGGGCATTTACCTGGCCGGTCGCTTCGGGGTTCGGATCGAGGACACCCTTCGCGTGACGGCGGACGGTCGGGAAACGTTAACCCACACTTAA